In one Electrophorus electricus isolate fEleEle1 chromosome 21, fEleEle1.pri, whole genome shotgun sequence genomic region, the following are encoded:
- the snai3 gene encoding zinc finger protein SNAI3 isoform X2: protein MPRSFLVKKHLSHKKPNYGILDSKKHDDQTQVTNVQSYWSRPGHQCPEECLLQPYPCPMSPTTCSTSHTSPADPVIHPQPSPDPSLPSDGPAPGNTYPLPPSRCLIRDPQPALTLLETAGTQRSEHGHNRRHVANSGLSRVAESLVGLAPANNSSQGRFECFDCHKAYFTFSGLAKHRQLQCEWHCQKYFSCKYCEKEYVSLGALKMHIRTHTLPCVCKLCGKAFSRPWLLQGHIRTHTGEKPFSCPHCSRAFADRSNLRAHLQTHSDVKKYQCRSCSKTFSRISLLSKHEEAGCCPMA from the exons ATGCCACGATCTTTCTTGGTGAAAAAACACCTCAGTCACAAGAAGCCAAACTATGGCATATTGGATTCAAAGAAACACG ATGACCAAACACAAGTGACCAATGTGCAGTCTTACTGGTCCAGACCTGGCCACCAGTGTCCAGAGGAGTGCCTGCTGCAGCCTTACCCATGCCCCATGAGCCCCACCACGTGCTCCACCTCACACACGAGTCCTGCCGATCCAGTGATCCACCCCCAGCCTTCTCCAGACCCTAGCCTGCCATCTGATGGCCCAGCTCCAGGCAACACCTACCCACTCCCACCAAGTCGCTGCCTCATCAGAGACCCACAGCCTGCTCTTACCCTGCTGGAGACGGCCGGAACACAGCGTTCGGAACACGGGCACAACAGAAGACATGTGGCCAACAGCGGGCTGTCCAGGGTCGCTGAGTCCCTGGTAGGGCTCGCCCCTGCCAACAACAGCAGCCAGGGGCGCTTTGAGTGTTTTGACTGCCACAAAGCCTACTTCACCTTCTCAGGCCTggccaaacacagacagctccAGTGCGAGTGGCATTGTCAAAAATACTTCAGCTGCAAGTACTGCGAGAAGGAGTATGTAAGCCTGGGGGCTCTGAAGATGCACATCCGCACACATACGCTGCCCTGTGTATGTAAGCTGTGTGGAAAAGCCTTCTCAAGGCCATGGCTTCTTCAGggacacatacgcacacacacag GTGAGAAGCCGTTCTCTTGCCCTCACTGCAGCCGGGCATTCGCAGACCGCTCCAACTTAAGGGCCCACCTGCAGACGCACTCTGACGTTAAAAAGTACCAGTGCAGGAGCTGCTCGAAAACATTCTCCAGGATCTCCCTCCTGTCCAAGCACGAGGAAGCTGGCTGCTGCCCGATGGCCTGA
- the snai3 gene encoding zinc finger protein SNAI3 isoform X1 has product MAYWIQRNTWLSKESQRLTEALSVIYFTDDQTQVTNVQSYWSRPGHQCPEECLLQPYPCPMSPTTCSTSHTSPADPVIHPQPSPDPSLPSDGPAPGNTYPLPPSRCLIRDPQPALTLLETAGTQRSEHGHNRRHVANSGLSRVAESLVGLAPANNSSQGRFECFDCHKAYFTFSGLAKHRQLQCEWHCQKYFSCKYCEKEYVSLGALKMHIRTHTLPCVCKLCGKAFSRPWLLQGHIRTHTGEKPFSCPHCSRAFADRSNLRAHLQTHSDVKKYQCRSCSKTFSRISLLSKHEEAGCCPMA; this is encoded by the exons ATGGCATATTGGATTCAAAGAAACACG TGGTTATCAAAGGAATCTCAGAGATTGACAGAGGCCTTGTCGGTAATATACTTTACAGATGACCAAACACAAGTGACCAATGTGCAGTCTTACTGGTCCAGACCTGGCCACCAGTGTCCAGAGGAGTGCCTGCTGCAGCCTTACCCATGCCCCATGAGCCCCACCACGTGCTCCACCTCACACACGAGTCCTGCCGATCCAGTGATCCACCCCCAGCCTTCTCCAGACCCTAGCCTGCCATCTGATGGCCCAGCTCCAGGCAACACCTACCCACTCCCACCAAGTCGCTGCCTCATCAGAGACCCACAGCCTGCTCTTACCCTGCTGGAGACGGCCGGAACACAGCGTTCGGAACACGGGCACAACAGAAGACATGTGGCCAACAGCGGGCTGTCCAGGGTCGCTGAGTCCCTGGTAGGGCTCGCCCCTGCCAACAACAGCAGCCAGGGGCGCTTTGAGTGTTTTGACTGCCACAAAGCCTACTTCACCTTCTCAGGCCTggccaaacacagacagctccAGTGCGAGTGGCATTGTCAAAAATACTTCAGCTGCAAGTACTGCGAGAAGGAGTATGTAAGCCTGGGGGCTCTGAAGATGCACATCCGCACACATACGCTGCCCTGTGTATGTAAGCTGTGTGGAAAAGCCTTCTCAAGGCCATGGCTTCTTCAGggacacatacgcacacacacag GTGAGAAGCCGTTCTCTTGCCCTCACTGCAGCCGGGCATTCGCAGACCGCTCCAACTTAAGGGCCCACCTGCAGACGCACTCTGACGTTAAAAAGTACCAGTGCAGGAGCTGCTCGAAAACATTCTCCAGGATCTCCCTCCTGTCCAAGCACGAGGAAGCTGGCTGCTGCCCGATGGCCTGA